The Flavobacterium sp. 123 genome contains a region encoding:
- a CDS encoding glutamine synthetase III, whose product MSTLRFQALREASTREPFKFEESDRKSSIFGSNVFNEKAMKQYLTSDAFKGVQGAVQNGTKIDRKLADYIAMGMKEWALSKGVTHYTHWFQPLTGTTAEKHDAFFETSYDGSDPVEKFGGAQLVQQEPDASSFPNGGIRNTFEARGYTAWDPTSPAFIYGTTLCIPTVFISYTGEALDNKIPLLRALSVMDDAATEVCKYFDKNVKKVTATLGWEQEYFLVDRSLARSRPDLMMTGRTLLGHTSAKGQQLDDHYFGSIPTRALTYMRDLEQECMLLGIPVKTRHNEVAPNQFELAPIFEETNLAVDHNCLLMDVMEKVAERHNFKVLFHEKPFKGVNGSGKHNNWSLATDTGVNLLSPSKTPMSNLQFLTFFINTIKAVNDNESLLRASIATASNDHRLGANEAPPAIISVFIGEQLTKVLAELEGVTSGKLSPEEKTDLKLNVVGKIPDVLLDNTDRNRTSPFAFTGNKFEFRAVGSSANCSNAMTTLNAIVAKQLRAFKIEVDDLIDSKDMKKDDAIFNVLREYIKQSKKILFEGDGYSEAWEIEAAKRGLSNFKTTPEALKARASKQALDLFSELGIMNHIEVEARYEIELEEYTKKIQIEGRVLGDISKNHVIPTAIRYQNTLIENVKGLKDIFGDEFKVLAKEQINLIKDISGHIEGINSKVEAMTEERKLANHLTDAQEMAEAYCNKVKPYFEIIRNHCDKLELLVDNEYWTLTKYRELLFTK is encoded by the coding sequence ATGTCAACATTACGTTTTCAAGCTTTGCGAGAAGCTTCCACAAGAGAGCCGTTTAAATTTGAAGAATCAGATAGAAAATCATCTATTTTTGGTTCGAATGTTTTTAATGAAAAGGCAATGAAGCAATATTTAACTTCAGATGCTTTTAAGGGAGTACAGGGTGCAGTTCAGAATGGAACTAAAATAGACAGAAAGTTAGCGGATTATATCGCGATGGGGATGAAAGAGTGGGCCTTATCTAAAGGAGTAACACATTATACACATTGGTTTCAACCACTTACTGGAACAACAGCTGAAAAACATGATGCTTTTTTTGAAACATCTTATGATGGAAGTGATCCGGTTGAAAAATTTGGAGGGGCACAATTGGTGCAACAAGAACCAGATGCGTCAAGTTTTCCAAATGGAGGTATCCGAAATACATTTGAAGCAAGAGGATATACAGCTTGGGATCCTACATCGCCAGCATTTATATATGGAACAACTTTATGCATTCCAACAGTTTTCATTTCTTATACAGGAGAAGCTTTAGACAATAAAATTCCATTATTGAGAGCTTTATCAGTTATGGATGATGCGGCTACAGAAGTTTGTAAATATTTTGATAAAAATGTTAAAAAGGTAACTGCAACATTAGGTTGGGAACAAGAATACTTCCTGGTTGATAGGTCTTTAGCTAGATCTCGCCCAGATCTTATGATGACTGGAAGAACTTTACTAGGGCATACTTCTGCCAAAGGGCAACAATTAGACGATCATTATTTTGGTTCTATTCCTACGCGTGCTTTGACTTACATGAGGGATTTAGAGCAAGAATGTATGTTGTTAGGAATACCTGTTAAAACACGCCATAATGAAGTAGCTCCAAATCAATTTGAGTTGGCTCCTATCTTTGAAGAAACAAATTTAGCAGTAGATCATAACTGTTTGTTAATGGATGTTATGGAAAAAGTGGCTGAACGTCACAATTTCAAAGTATTATTCCATGAAAAACCTTTTAAAGGAGTAAACGGTTCTGGTAAGCATAATAACTGGTCATTAGCTACAGATACAGGAGTTAACTTGTTGAGTCCAAGTAAAACGCCGATGAGCAATTTGCAGTTTTTGACTTTCTTTATCAATACTATAAAAGCGGTTAATGATAATGAATCCTTATTAAGAGCTTCTATTGCAACTGCAAGTAATGATCACAGATTAGGTGCGAATGAAGCGCCACCTGCAATTATTTCTGTATTTATTGGAGAGCAGCTGACTAAAGTTTTGGCTGAATTAGAAGGGGTAACTTCTGGAAAATTATCTCCTGAAGAAAAAACAGATTTGAAATTAAACGTTGTTGGTAAAATTCCAGACGTTTTGCTTGATAATACAGATAGAAATAGAACTTCGCCATTTGCTTTTACAGGAAATAAATTTGAGTTTAGAGCTGTAGGTTCTTCTGCAAACTGTTCAAATGCAATGACTACTTTGAATGCTATTGTTGCAAAACAATTGAGAGCTTTCAAAATTGAAGTCGATGATTTGATTGATTCTAAAGACATGAAGAAAGACGATGCTATCTTTAATGTATTAAGAGAGTATATCAAACAATCTAAAAAAATTCTTTTTGAAGGAGACGGTTATAGCGAAGCTTGGGAAATAGAAGCTGCTAAAAGAGGATTAAGTAATTTCAAAACTACTCCTGAAGCATTGAAAGCCAGAGCCTCAAAACAAGCATTAGATTTGTTCTCTGAATTAGGAATTATGAATCATATTGAGGTTGAAGCTCGTTATGAAATAGAACTAGAAGAGTACACTAAGAAAATTCAAATTGAAGGTAGAGTTTTAGGAGATATTTCGAAAAATCATGTAATTCCAACGGCTATTCGTTATCAAAATACCCTGATAGAGAATGTAAAAGGCTTAAAAGATATTTTTGGAGACGAATTTAAAGTTCTTGCTAAAGAGCAAATTAACTTGATTAAAGATATTTCAGGTCATATCGAAGGAATCAATTCTAAAGTTGAAGCCATGACCGAAGAAAGAAAACTAGCAAATCATTTGACTGATGCACAAGAAATGGCAGAAGCATATTGCAATAAAGTAAAACCATATTTTGAAATCATTAGAAATCACTGTGATAAACTGGAATTACTAGTGGATAATGAATATTGGACTTTAACTAAATATCGAGAATTGTTGTTTACTAAATAA
- a CDS encoding GNAT family N-acetyltransferase, with translation MELNLSQNTILEDDIVLLRPLEQTDVDNLLEISINEPETWEYSLVRADGGKNLENYIQLAIKAKETKKEFPFIVFDKKSGKYAGSTRFYDINFEYKTLQLGYTWYGKKFRGTGLNKHCKFLLLQYAFETLEMERVEFRADNNNQVSIAAMKSIGCTVEGVLRNHMPTLDSNVRRDSIVLSILRTEWFENVKNNLKRKL, from the coding sequence ATGGAATTAAACCTATCTCAAAATACAATTCTTGAAGACGACATTGTTTTATTGCGCCCATTAGAACAAACAGATGTCGATAATTTATTAGAAATTTCAATCAACGAACCAGAAACCTGGGAATACTCTTTAGTTAGAGCTGATGGAGGCAAAAACCTAGAAAATTATATTCAACTTGCCATAAAAGCAAAAGAGACCAAAAAAGAATTTCCTTTTATCGTTTTTGATAAAAAATCAGGAAAATATGCTGGAAGTACTCGTTTTTACGATATTAATTTTGAATACAAAACCTTGCAATTAGGATATACTTGGTACGGAAAAAAATTCAGAGGAACTGGGCTAAACAAGCATTGCAAATTCTTGCTTTTACAATATGCCTTTGAAACCCTTGAAATGGAACGTGTTGAATTTCGTGCAGATAATAACAATCAAGTAAGTATTGCGGCTATGAAAAGCATTGGCTGTACTGTAGAAGGTGTCCTCCGAAATCATATGCCTACGCTAGATAGCAATGTTCGTAGAGATAGTATTGTGCTAAGTATTCTTAGAACAGAATGGTTTGAAAATGTGAAAAACAATTTGAAAAGAAAATTATAG
- a CDS encoding DUF4242 domain-containing protein — MPKYVIEREIPGAGKFNSEQLKTISQTSCDVLGKMGPKIQWVNSQVTANKIYCTYIAPNEQMIRDHAQLGGFPANSINQVIETIDPTTAE; from the coding sequence ATGCCTAAATATGTAATTGAAAGAGAGATTCCCGGTGCTGGTAAATTTAATAGTGAACAATTAAAAACCATTTCACAAACATCTTGTGATGTACTAGGAAAAATGGGACCAAAAATTCAATGGGTTAACAGTCAGGTAACTGCTAATAAAATCTATTGTACTTATATTGCTCCAAATGAGCAAATGATTCGAGATCACGCTCAGCTAGGCGGATTTCCCGCAAATTCAATAAATCAAGTAATTGAAACTATTGACCCTACAACGGCAGAATAA
- a CDS encoding PAS domain S-box protein, translating into MKISFETKIFLGFIINILVVVALGWIFISRIDKQRNVTLDKTLDTITLSLFILSIILLVIVYFIIRAQLRAKNFSQKQLLENKQLLQSIVDNTSNPIFIKKLNGEYLLINKEYESLFHLSSDKIIGKTDLDFLAPKVAEASRNSDMEVVKVLKELKTEEIIEQADGVHTYLAVKFPLYDSTGRIYAIGGISTDITERKKMEESFTASEQFFKMSTEMMIIASLDKFIKVNPATTKILGYSEEELLSQPFLNFVYTEDKGNTKQEVGKLKTGAVTQQFKNRYICKDGSIKWLQWSTFPELSTGLLYAVASDVTQLVENEMSLKAADNFFNISLEIMAIANKDKFEKVNPTMIKTLGYTEEELLGNPFLKYVYPDDVEGTEKEIELLQKGNATIEFRNRWICKDGSTKWLNWSATPDINTGLLYAVARDITDVLKLEGEQQKAIDELYENEEKLRLIVENIGEGVIVANADKKVILANDMANALFGIEEDDKISTDLTTHFELYFPDEKTVFPSQNSPIERAFNGEATDDVDIILWNPSAQEKREFLSAEDL; encoded by the coding sequence ATGAAAATTTCTTTTGAAACAAAAATATTCTTAGGGTTTATAATTAATATTTTGGTTGTTGTAGCATTGGGATGGATTTTCATTTCAAGAATTGATAAACAAAGAAATGTAACTCTGGATAAAACATTAGATACAATAACTCTTTCGTTATTCATACTTTCAATAATATTATTGGTCATTGTTTATTTTATTATTCGAGCGCAACTTCGGGCAAAAAACTTTTCTCAAAAACAACTTTTAGAGAACAAACAACTCTTACAATCTATTGTAGATAACACTTCGAATCCTATTTTTATTAAAAAATTAAATGGAGAATACCTTTTAATTAATAAAGAATATGAATCCTTGTTTCATCTATCAAGTGATAAAATTATAGGTAAAACAGACCTTGATTTCTTAGCTCCAAAAGTAGCAGAAGCTTCCAGAAACTCTGATATGGAAGTCGTAAAAGTCCTTAAAGAATTAAAAACGGAGGAAATAATTGAACAAGCAGACGGAGTACACACTTACCTAGCAGTAAAATTTCCATTATACGATTCAACAGGAAGAATATATGCAATAGGAGGAATTTCGACAGACATAACCGAAAGAAAAAAAATGGAAGAATCATTTACTGCTTCCGAACAATTTTTTAAAATGTCTACCGAAATGATGATTATTGCATCATTGGATAAATTTATTAAAGTCAACCCTGCAACTACTAAAATATTAGGCTATTCAGAAGAAGAATTATTAAGCCAACCGTTTCTTAATTTTGTATACACCGAGGATAAAGGCAACACCAAACAAGAAGTTGGAAAACTTAAAACGGGAGCCGTGACACAGCAATTTAAAAACCGATACATCTGTAAAGATGGATCCATAAAATGGTTACAATGGTCGACTTTTCCAGAATTATCAACAGGTTTATTATATGCCGTGGCTAGTGATGTAACCCAATTAGTCGAGAACGAAATGTCCTTAAAAGCAGCAGATAATTTTTTCAATATTTCATTAGAAATTATGGCTATTGCCAATAAAGATAAATTTGAAAAAGTAAACCCAACAATGATAAAAACATTAGGATATACTGAGGAGGAATTATTAGGTAATCCTTTCCTTAAATATGTATATCCGGATGATGTTGAAGGCACTGAAAAAGAGATTGAACTCCTTCAGAAAGGAAATGCAACAATCGAATTTCGTAACCGATGGATTTGTAAAGATGGCTCAACAAAATGGCTCAATTGGTCCGCTACTCCTGATATTAACACAGGGCTTTTATATGCTGTAGCACGTGATATTACCGATGTTCTCAAATTAGAAGGAGAACAACAAAAAGCAATTGATGAACTTTATGAGAATGAAGAAAAACTAAGACTTATTGTAGAGAATATTGGCGAAGGTGTTATTGTTGCCAATGCAGACAAAAAAGTAATTTTAGCAAATGATATGGCCAATGCCTTATTTGGCATCGAAGAAGACGATAAAATATCCACCGATTTAACCACGCATTTTGAGCTCTATTTCCCTGACGAAAAAACGGTTTTCCCATCTCAAAATTCACCAATAGAACGCGCATTCAATGGAGAAGCTACAGACGATGTTGACATTATTCTTTGGAACCCTAGTGCTCAAGAAAAAAGAGAGTTCTTATCAGCGGAAGACCTTTAG
- a CDS encoding TerC family protein translates to MIVWICFLIAIFIFLALDLGVFNKTPHIISSKEAGKWTFIWVTLSFLFSGVIYWLYSNNYIANPDALKPTTAAIKFITGYLIELSLSVDNIFVIAIIFSAFKIPQKYQHRVLFWGILGAIIFRGLMIFFGVLLINKFTWTTYIFGAFLIYTALKMLMNGEDDKFEPKKSFVYKSLKKFMPISNHIDQEHFFVKRRHITAATPLFVALVVIEVMDVIFAIDSVPAILAITNDPFLVFSSNIFAILGLRSMYFFLANMLARFNYLEYSLIAILSFVGLKMLLHDFIEIPEWASLAFIATALLIGIIVSLKLNKEVEEMEEETN, encoded by the coding sequence ATGATTGTCTGGATATGTTTCTTAATAGCAATTTTTATATTCCTAGCACTTGACTTAGGTGTTTTCAACAAAACACCACATATAATAAGCTCTAAAGAAGCCGGAAAATGGACTTTTATCTGGGTTACGCTATCATTTCTTTTTTCTGGAGTTATTTATTGGTTGTATAGTAACAACTATATTGCTAATCCTGACGCTTTAAAACCAACTACGGCCGCTATAAAATTTATTACCGGTTATTTAATTGAATTATCGCTGAGTGTCGATAATATATTTGTAATAGCCATCATTTTTTCTGCTTTCAAAATACCACAAAAATACCAACATCGCGTGCTATTTTGGGGAATTCTAGGAGCAATTATATTTAGAGGATTAATGATCTTTTTTGGTGTTTTACTTATTAATAAGTTTACTTGGACTACCTATATTTTTGGTGCTTTTTTAATTTACACAGCGTTAAAAATGCTAATGAATGGGGAAGATGACAAATTTGAACCCAAAAAATCATTTGTCTATAAAAGTCTGAAAAAATTCATGCCTATTTCCAATCATATAGACCAAGAACATTTTTTTGTAAAAAGACGCCATATCACCGCGGCCACACCTCTTTTTGTAGCATTAGTTGTTATTGAAGTAATGGATGTAATCTTTGCAATTGATAGTGTTCCTGCCATTTTAGCCATTACAAACGATCCTTTTTTAGTTTTCAGTTCTAATATTTTTGCCATTTTAGGATTACGTTCTATGTATTTCTTTTTAGCAAACATGCTAGCAAGATTCAATTATTTAGAGTACAGCCTTATTGCAATATTAAGCTTTGTTGGACTCAAAATGCTACTACATGATTTTATAGAAATTCCTGAATGGGCTTCATTAGCATTTATTGCTACTGCTCTTTTAATTGGAATTATTGTTTCTTTAAAACTAAATAAAGAAGTAGAAGAAATGGAAGAAGAAACGAATTAA
- a CDS encoding glutamine synthetase beta-grasp domain-containing protein, with product MAKIKLEYLWLDGYEPTQNLRSKTKVEEHENFQGTLEEIGNWSFDGSSTRQAEGGSSDCLLVPVAIYPDPTRINGYLVMTEVMNADGTPHSSNGRSTIDDDGDFWFGFEQEYFIMDNHTLLPLGFPIGGYPAPQGMYYCSVGGKNTHGRDIVEEHADLCIAAGINFEGINQEVACGQWEFQLFAKGAKKAGDEIWVARYLLDRLSEKYNCFIEYHPKPLGDTDWNGSGMHANFSNEVLRTCGSKETYEKICEAFRPVTKEHIAVYGAYNELRLTGKHETASINDFSYGVSDRGCSIRIPLMTVQKGWKGWLEDRRPASNGDPYKIAARIIKTVKSAL from the coding sequence ATGGCTAAAATAAAATTAGAATACCTTTGGTTAGATGGTTACGAACCAACACAAAATCTTAGAAGTAAAACTAAAGTTGAAGAACACGAAAATTTTCAAGGTACTTTAGAAGAAATCGGAAACTGGTCATTTGATGGTTCATCAACTAGACAAGCAGAAGGTGGTTCATCAGATTGTTTATTAGTACCAGTTGCTATTTATCCAGATCCAACACGTATCAACGGATATTTAGTAATGACTGAAGTTATGAATGCAGATGGAACGCCTCACTCTTCTAATGGTAGATCTACTATTGATGATGATGGAGATTTTTGGTTCGGTTTTGAACAAGAATATTTCATTATGGACAACCATACATTATTGCCTTTAGGATTCCCTATCGGTGGTTACCCTGCTCCACAAGGTATGTACTACTGTTCAGTAGGTGGAAAAAACACTCACGGTAGAGATATCGTTGAAGAGCATGCAGATTTATGTATTGCTGCAGGTATCAACTTTGAAGGTATTAATCAAGAAGTTGCTTGTGGTCAATGGGAATTCCAATTGTTTGCAAAAGGAGCTAAAAAAGCAGGTGACGAAATCTGGGTTGCTAGATACTTATTAGATCGTCTATCTGAAAAATATAACTGTTTTATTGAATATCACCCAAAACCTCTTGGAGATACTGACTGGAATGGTTCAGGAATGCACGCTAACTTCTCAAATGAAGTATTAAGAACATGTGGTTCTAAAGAAACATACGAAAAAATATGTGAAGCTTTCAGACCAGTTACTAAAGAGCATATTGCTGTTTACGGAGCTTACAATGAGTTACGTTTAACTGGTAAACACGAAACTGCTTCTATCAATGATTTCTCTTATGGAGTATCTGATAGAGGATGTTCAATCCGTATTCCTTTAATGACTGTTCAAAAAGGATGGAAAGGATGGTTAGAAGACAGAAGACCAGCTTCTAATGGTGATCCATACAAAATTGCAGCAAGAATTATAAAAACTGTTAAATCAGCATTGTAA
- a CDS encoding AIR synthase related protein translates to MSSDTSKRYAQRGVSASKEDVHNAIKNIDKGLFPQAFCKIVPDYLTQDTDYCLIMHADGAGTKSSLAYMYWKETADISVWKGIAQDALIMNIDDLLCVGATDNILLSSTIGRNKNLIPAEVISAIINGTEELIKELDSFGVTIHSTGGETADVGDIVRTIIVDSTVTARMKRSDVIDNANIQAGDVIVGLASFGQATYEKSYNGGMGSNGLTSARHDVFGKYLATKYPESYDAAVPEDLIYSGQVKLTDEVKNSPIDAGQLVLSPTRTYAPIIKKILDKYTSKEVHGMVHCSGGAQTKILHFVQNLHIIKDNLFPVPPLFQLIQEQSKTDWKEMYQVFNCGHRMEIYVPEAVAQDIIAISKSFNVDAQIVGRVEAANSKKLTITSEYGTFEY, encoded by the coding sequence ATGAGTTCAGATACTTCAAAAAGATACGCACAGCGTGGTGTTTCAGCATCGAAAGAAGATGTGCACAATGCTATAAAAAATATAGATAAAGGATTGTTTCCTCAAGCATTTTGTAAAATTGTTCCTGATTATTTGACTCAGGATACAGATTATTGCTTAATCATGCATGCTGATGGAGCTGGAACTAAATCCTCTTTGGCATACATGTATTGGAAAGAAACAGCTGATATTTCTGTTTGGAAAGGCATTGCACAAGATGCTTTAATTATGAATATTGATGATTTATTGTGTGTAGGAGCTACAGATAATATTTTGCTTTCTTCAACAATTGGACGAAATAAAAATCTGATTCCAGCCGAAGTTATTTCAGCAATCATTAATGGAACAGAAGAATTAATCAAAGAATTAGACTCTTTTGGAGTAACGATACATTCTACAGGCGGTGAAACTGCTGATGTAGGGGATATTGTTAGAACTATTATTGTTGACTCAACGGTTACGGCTCGAATGAAACGTAGTGATGTCATTGATAATGCAAACATTCAAGCTGGTGATGTTATTGTGGGATTGGCTTCTTTTGGTCAGGCAACTTACGAAAAAAGCTATAATGGAGGAATGGGAAGTAACGGATTAACATCTGCACGTCATGATGTTTTCGGGAAGTATTTGGCAACAAAATACCCAGAAAGTTATGATGCAGCTGTACCAGAAGATTTGATTTATTCTGGACAAGTAAAATTGACAGATGAAGTTAAAAATTCTCCAATTGATGCAGGACAATTAGTACTTTCGCCAACACGAACTTATGCGCCAATTATCAAGAAAATTTTAGATAAATATACTTCTAAAGAAGTGCACGGAATGGTACATTGTAGTGGTGGAGCACAAACTAAAATTTTGCATTTTGTACAAAACCTTCACATAATAAAAGATAATTTGTTTCCAGTTCCACCTTTGTTCCAGTTAATTCAAGAACAATCTAAAACGGATTGGAAAGAAATGTATCAGGTATTCAATTGCGGTCACCGTATGGAAATTTACGTTCCTGAAGCTGTTGCACAAGACATTATTGCTATTTCAAAATCGTTTAATGTTGATGCACAAATTGTAGGTAGAGTAGAAGCTGCCAATTCTAAAAAGTTGACCATAACAAGCGAATACGGAACTTTCGAGTATTAA